One Solanum pennellii chromosome 10, SPENNV200 genomic region harbors:
- the LOC107032494 gene encoding transcription factor MYC2-like, whose translation MLFLFIRASNIHLFLSSIIPKQNYQKMDEPIFSPSSSQSSLQHRLQYIVKNQTNYCSDWAYIIFWQSSNNRSCLTWGDGHLNMKITNNKDVEWFYVMSLAQSFCVGEGVVGKCFSSGSLVWLAGDQQFEFCHCERAKEAHYVHGINTFVYIPISSGVLELGSSTVIKQDLNLVQQVKSMFFGYETIGQFDDLGLFNCLELYGEEAKKGEVVVGTTPHENKVGVKNKTSKKRRREICETQGNLVEAERQRREKLNSRFYALREVVPNVTKMDKATLLSDAVTYITQLKAKVDELESKLHSNNYHYYYPEMKIKHKMENHDINVVDNQSSITTSRDHTMEIEVKMVGQDAMIRVQSENVNYPSTRLMCALQEVELHVYHANISSVNDFMLHDIVVKVPQGLETEDEVKNALLRSLDQITC comes from the exons ATGTTGTTCCTCTTCATACGTGCTTCAAATATTCATCtctttttatcatcaataaTACCTAaacaaaattaccaaaaaatgGATGAACCAATATTTTCCCCTTCATCATCACAATCAAGCCTTCAACATAGGCTTCAATATATTGTCAAGAATCAAACAAATTATTGTTCTGATTGGGCATATATTATTTTCTGGCAATCGTCGAATAATCGTTCTTGTTTAACATGGGGTGATGGCCATTTAAACATGAAGATAACGAATAATAAAGACGTCGAATGGTTCTACGTGATGTCTTTAGCTCAGTCTTTTTGTGTTGGTGAAGGAGTTGTTGGAAAATGTTTTAGTAGTGGTTCTTTAGTGTGGCTAGCAGGGGATCAACAATTTGAGTTTTGTCATTGTGAAAGGGCTAAAGAAGCTCATTATGTTCATGGGATTAATACTTTTGTATATATTCCAATTTCTAGTGGTGTGCTCGAACTGGGCTCGAGCACGGTGATTAAACAGGATTTGAACTTGGTTCAACAAGTCAAGTCTATGTTCTTTGGTTATGAAACAATTGGtcaatttgatgatttaggtCTTTTCAATTGTTTGGAACTATATGGTGAAGAAGCAAAGAAAGGTGAAGTGGTAGTAGGTACAACACCACATGAAAACAAAGTTGGAGTTAAG AACAAGACTTCGAAGAAAAGGAGGAGAGAGATTTGCGAGACACAAGGAAACCTCGTAGAGGCGGAGAGGCAGAGAAGAGAAAAACTTAACTCTCGATTCTACGCGTTGCGCGAGGTGGTTCCAAACGTAACGAAAATGGACAAAGCCACATTGCTATCAGATGCTGTAACATATATTACCCAACTGAAAGCTAAAGTGGATGAATTAGAATCAAAACTTCATAGTAACAATTATCACTATTATTATCCAGAGATGAAGATCAAACACAAAATGGAAAATCATGATATAAATGTTGTGGACAACCAAAGTTCTATAACAACTTCCAGGGATCAT ACTATGGAAATTGAAGTGAAGATGGTAGGTCAAGATGCCATGATTAGGGTTCAATCAGAGAATGTGAATTATCCATCAACAAGATTGATGTGTGCTCTTCAAGAAGTTGAACTACATGTCTACCATGCCAACATCTCAAGTGTCAATGATTTTATGCTACATGACATAGTTGTTAAAGTTCCTCAAGGATTGGAGACTGaagatgaagtaaaaaatgCTCTACTTAGAAGCTTAGACCAAATAACATGTTGA
- the LOC107032227 gene encoding GRF1-interacting factor 3-like isoform X1, translating into MQQPPSMMPSFPSANITTEQIQKYLDENKTLILAILDHQNLGKLAECAQYQAKLQKNLMYLAAIADAQPQSPAIPTQMAPHPAMQQGGFYMQHPQAAAMTQQQGMFTSKMPLQFNNPQQLHDQQQLQHQQLQRQQQGMQLGGANSGMHSILGVTSNVSQLTTSGARDARRGNKQDNSETDPSGADGQASSVTAQVSEERK; encoded by the exons ATGCAGCAACCACCATCCATGATGCCATCTTTTCCTTCTGCTAATATCACTACTGAGCAGATTCAAAAG TACCTAGACGAGAACAAGACATTGATTTTGGCCATATTGGACCATCAAAATCTTGGGAAACTAGCTGAATGTGCACA GTACCAGGCTAAACTTCAGAAGAACTTGATGTACTTGGCCGCTATTGCTGATGCTCAACCACAATCACCAGCTATTCCAACGCAA ATGGCTCCTCATCCTGCAATGCAGCAAGGAGGATTTTACATGCAGCACCCTCAAGCTGCAGCGATGACTCAACAACAGGGTATGTTTACTTCGAAGATGCCACTGCAGTTCAACAACCCCCAGCAACTACACGATCAGCAGCAGCTTCAACATCAACAACTACAGCGACAGCAGCAAGGTATGCAACTTGGAGGTGCCAACAGTGGAATGCACTCCATTCTTGGTGTTACAAGTAATGTTAGCCAGCTTACAACTTCAGGTGCCCGTGATGCACGTAGAGGAAACAAACAAGACAACTCTGAAACTGATCCTTCGGGTGCTGATGGTCAGGCTAGCTCGGTCACTGCCCAAGTCTCAGAAGAACGCAAGTGA
- the LOC107032227 gene encoding GRF1-interacting factor 3-like isoform X2 translates to MQYLDENKTLILAILDHQNLGKLAECAQYQAKLQKNLMYLAAIADAQPQSPAIPTQMAPHPAMQQGGFYMQHPQAAAMTQQQGMFTSKMPLQFNNPQQLHDQQQLQHQQLQRQQQGMQLGGANSGMHSILGVTSNVSQLTTSGARDARRGNKQDNSETDPSGADGQASSVTAQVSEERK, encoded by the exons ATGCAGTACCTAGACGAGAACAAGACATTGATTTTGGCCATATTGGACCATCAAAATCTTGGGAAACTAGCTGAATGTGCACA GTACCAGGCTAAACTTCAGAAGAACTTGATGTACTTGGCCGCTATTGCTGATGCTCAACCACAATCACCAGCTATTCCAACGCAA ATGGCTCCTCATCCTGCAATGCAGCAAGGAGGATTTTACATGCAGCACCCTCAAGCTGCAGCGATGACTCAACAACAGGGTATGTTTACTTCGAAGATGCCACTGCAGTTCAACAACCCCCAGCAACTACACGATCAGCAGCAGCTTCAACATCAACAACTACAGCGACAGCAGCAAGGTATGCAACTTGGAGGTGCCAACAGTGGAATGCACTCCATTCTTGGTGTTACAAGTAATGTTAGCCAGCTTACAACTTCAGGTGCCCGTGATGCACGTAGAGGAAACAAACAAGACAACTCTGAAACTGATCCTTCGGGTGCTGATGGTCAGGCTAGCTCGGTCACTGCCCAAGTCTCAGAAGAACGCAAGTGA